One Theropithecus gelada isolate Dixy chromosome 3, Tgel_1.0, whole genome shotgun sequence genomic window carries:
- the TMEM50B gene encoding transmembrane protein 50B isoform X3: MAGFLDNFRWPECECIDWSERRNAVASVVAGILFFTGWWIMIDAAVVYPKPEQLNHAFHTCGVFSTLAFFMINAVSNAQVRGDSYESGCLGRTGARVWLFIGFMLMFGSLIASMWILFGAYVTQTL; encoded by the exons ATGGCAGGCTTCCTAGACAATTTTCGTTGGCCAGAATGTGAGTGTATTGACTGGAGCGAGAGAAGAAATGCTGTGGCGTCTGTTGTCGCAGGTATATTG ttttttacAGGCTGGTGGATAATGATTGATGCAGCTGTGGTGTATCCTAAGCCAGAACAGTTGAACCATGCCTTTCACACATGTGGTGTATTTTCCACATTGGCTTTCTTCAT GATAAATGCTGTATCCAATGCTCAGGTGAGAGGTGATAGCTATGAAAGCGGCTGTTTAGGAAGAACAG GTGCTCGAGTTTGGCTTTTCATTGGTTTCATGTTGATGTTTGGGTCACTTATTGCTTCCATGTGGATTCTTTTTGGTGCATATGTTACCCAAA